The Nitrospirota bacterium sequence GCAATGACACGCATAAAAAATCCGAAAAAGATAAGGGTATAAACCCTGGCCCTTGGAAATAAAAGTATATAGGCTCCGAGTATGCCGGCAACTGCGCCGCTGGCCCCTACCATCGGCACCATGGATGAAGCGGATGTAAGCGCGTAGCTGTAAGCGGCGGCAATGCCCGAAAGAAGATAAAATATTATAAACCTTACATGCCCTAATTTATCCTCTATGTTATTGCCGAATATCCAGAGATAAAGCATATTGCCCGCAATATGAAGCAGTCCGCCGTGCATAAACATGGATGTAAAAACAGTTAAAAATGGATGAATGGGCTGAACCGGATTAAAAGTTAAAATATAATTTGGAATGGCGCCGTAGGCAAAGACAATATTTTTCGGGCCTGCCGGAGAGGTCATCTGCAGGATAAAAACTATAATGTTCGCCGCGATCAGCCCAATCGTTACAAAAGGGAAAATAGTTATGGGATTGTCGTCTTTAAACGGAATCATTTACAGTAATTGCAGTAATTGGGGTCAAGTCTTGAAATATCAGTTTAAATATTGAGTTAATTCTAACTTGCCCATTTCATGATGATATTACCCAATTCATTACCTAATTAACCGGATACTACCTAATTCACCATTTATCTGTCTTCTGCCACTGAGCACTCTGCCCGCGGCCCAGACACTTAACTCGTCTGTCCGATTGCAGGGCTTTCAATACCAGCCGTATCATATCTACGCTTACACCCGGACATTCTCTCTGAATATCAGCAACACAGAATGAACCAATGGCGCGCATAATGGCGCTTATTATCAGTTCAGTTTTTGCGCCTCTGGGAGATTTTGTCTCTCTAACCCGTTCCTCAAATTCACGGTATGCGGTTTTGAGTATGAAAAGCACATAATTTATATAAGGCCAGGGGTCCTGTTTCCCTTTATGCCAGCCTTGAGAACTTTGTTCCAGTGTTTCATAATAACGTTCTTTATTCTGCTCTATAATTCTTTCAATACTTATATATCGTCCGGCTTCATAGCCGAGATGATATAACTGAAGCAGAAGCAAAAGTCTGGAAACTCTGCCATTACCATCCCTGAATGGATGTACACAGAGGAAATCCAGATTAAAGGCTGGAAGTGCGATAAGCGGGTGCACCCACTGTTCACGCATACTGTCTTTCCATAGTTTGATTAACTGACCCATATATAAAGGTGTCTTATCTGCTGAAACAGTTTTAAATCTCACCCTTGTCCTGCCGTCAGAGTACTTCTCTATAATGTCGCTTTCTTTCTCCTTGTATTTCCCGGCATCCCATATATCTCCACGTATTAATTTGTGCAGTTTGAGAATAGTGTCCTCAGATACTTTCAACTTACTGCCTTGTTCATGAATAAGTTTCAGGGCATTCCGGTAACCCCTAACTTCTTCCTCGTCACGATCACGAAGGTGTGTTTTGCCCAGTACGATTGTACGGACACGTGTCTGGTCTACAGTCACACCCTCAATACGATTAGATGAGACTGCGCTTTCTATCAATGCGTGTTCACGCAAGGCTTTGAGCCTCTGCGGCGCCTGTTTGGTAAATAGTTCCTGTCTTCCCCGTGATTCACCAAGGTCAGATAGATACCATGATGTGACCGCTGGAATAGTTCTTGGCTTAGAAGAAAACTGCCGTAGTGTCATCATTCTTTAAGGTCTCCGAATAAGGGTAAAAAAGTGAGCCGTGCTGGATTCGAACCAGCGACCCGCTGATTAAGAGTCAGCTGCTCTACCAACTGAGCTAACGGCCCGATAACGACAGTTATTAGGGATTAGGGGTTAGTTGTTAGTTAAAAGAACAGATTTTAAAAAACTATTCTCCATTAACTAATCCCCAACAACTAATACCTAACTGCTGAAATTTTGCATTGCAAAATTTATATGGCGCGCCTGAAGGGATTCGAACCCCCGACCCTCGGCTCCGGAGGCCGATGCTCTAATCCGCTGAGCTACAGGCGCTATTTAGTTCACAGTTCACAATTAACAGTTCACAGATGACAGTTCACAGTTATCAATTTAAAAAAGTTTTTGTCCTACTATCAACGGTCAACTGTTAACTGTCAACTAAATTGGGGTGAGTGACGGGGGTTGAACCCGCGACCCTCTGAGCCACAGTCAGATGCTCTGCCAGTTGAGCTACACTCACCATTGTACAACAGTGATTAGTGAACAGTTAATAGTAAAAAAATAATGAATAAAAAGCAATTCTACTAATTTTTGTCATTCCGGGCTTGACCCGGAATCCAGAAGGAAACAACTGGATTCCCGCCTTCGCGGGAATGACACACGTGGGACATTTCTTATGCTGTATTCAATAATAACTGCAAATTTCACAAAGTGAAATTTGCTATGCGCCTGAAGGGATTCGAACCCCTGGCCCACTGCTTAGAAGGCAGTTGCTCTTTCCAACTGAGCTACAGGCGCTATTTAGTTAACAGTTCACAGATGACAGTTCACCGTCGACGGTTCACAGTTATCGGTTTAAAAAAGTTTTTGTCTTGCTATCAACGGTCAACTGTTAACTGTCAACTGCAAATTTTGCTCCGCAAAATTTGCATGGTCGGGGCGAGAGGATTCGAACCTCCGACATCCTGCTCCCAAAGCAGGCGCGCTACCAGGCTGCGCTACGCCCCGGATAATTTTATATTTTCAAATATCTCTGAACAATCTGCGTCAGGCGCGCTACTCCCGACAGGTCGGGACGCTACGCCCCGGATAATTTTAAGATGATTACTGTAAACATTTATTATACTAAAAATCAATTTATTATGACGGGAATGCTTTGCTTCTCCTGCAATGATAATTTCCCTTCTTTGCTTTTCCGCGCCCCTTTACTTCCCTCCCCCTTTTACGGGGGAGGGTGTGGGTGGGGGTGTTTAAGATGCTATGTTCACACTCCCCTTCATCCCCTCCCGTCAAGGGATGGGAAACTTTAGGATAGCTCACTGCCTCTGCAGCGGGGAAGTTTTATCGCGTTCCCATTCGGAACTTTATTAATGGGGGTTTACTTAATTTTTATCAATATGCTACAATAATCCAATTCGCAAAAATGAAAGGAGATTGTTGAATACGCTCAACATTACAAGTATGGGTTTAGGCAAGGAAAAGAAAAACGAGATAATCAACAAGTTCAAGGTACATGAGACCGATACAGGTTCCCCTGAGGTTCAAATTGCAATAATAAGCGAACGGTTGAACTCACTTTCAGAACATTTCAGGCTTCATAAAAAAGACCATCACTCCCGGAGAGGGCTTTTAAAGCTCGTCGGACAGAGGCGCAGGTTGCTGGATTATCTGAAGATGAATAATAAGGGACGGTATGACACGGTTGTCGAACAGCTTGGATTGAAAAAATAGCAAATGACAAAGGTTGAACTTGAAGTTCAGGGCAAGACCCTTATTCTTGAAACAGGACTCTTCGCAAAACAGGCAGACGGCTCAATAATTGCCAGATACGGCAATACAGTCATATTAGCCACGGCAGTAGCCAAGAAGGAAGAAAAAGAAGGTTTAGATTTTTTCCCCCTCACGATTGATTATCAGGAAAAGGCATATGCGGCTGGCAAAATTCCCGGAGGCTTTTTTAAACGCGAAGGGAAGCCGAGCGAAAAAGAAGTGCTTACTTCCCGGCTGATTGACCGGTCGCTGAGACCGCTTTTCCCGGACGGCTTCTATAGGGAAACTCAGGGGATTGTTTCCGTATTATCTTACGGCGACGAAAACATATCGGATGTATTAGGCATCATCGGAATGTCAGCCGCCCTCGGCATATCACCTATCCCGTTGGAATTCCCGGTCGGAGCCGTAAGGATTGGAATAATTGACAGCGCCTTTGTCATAAACCCAGACTTAAAGGAAACCGCTGAGTGCGATTTCAGCCTGGTTATTGCCGGCACAGAGGATGCGGTTGTCATGGTGGAAGGCGGAGGGCTTGAAATCATCAGTGAAACCACCCTGCTTGAGGCTATTGATGCCGCACATAAGGAAATAAAAAGAATTATTGATCTTCAAAAACAGCTTATATCAATGATAGGCAAGCCGAAGACCGCTGTCACCCCCCCTGTCATTAATAAAGAGCTTTTAAATTCAGTTTCAAATCTTGCTTTAGCAAAAGTAAAAGAAGCTATTACGGTGCCTGACAAATTAAGAAGGCAGGATACCCTCGATGCAATACTTAAAGACGTCATCACTTCCTTGAACACAGGGGAAACGGATATATCAAAAGACATCTCCTCTGTTTTTAACGCTCTGGAAAAAGATCTCGTCAGAAATATGATCCTTGAGAAAGGCATAAGGGCCGACGGCCGCAAGCCTGATGAAATCAGGAAAATAAGCGCCGATGTCGGAATCCTCCCGCGGACACACGGCTCAGCGCTTTTTGTAAGAGGAGAAACACAGTGCCTTGCCATAGTTACGCTCGGGACCTCAGAAGACGAGCAGAGGATTGACGCCCTGGAGGGCGAGTCAAAAAAAACCTTTATGCTTCATTATAACTTTCCTCCGTTCAGCGTTGGAGAGGTCAAACCCCTGCGCGGACCCGGCAGAAGGGAAATAGGTCACGGAATGCTGGCAGAGAGAGCGCTTAAGGCGCTACTCCCTCAAAAAACAGACTTCCCCTACACCATTAGGATAGTCGCAGACGTACTTGAATCAAATGGTTCATCGTCTATGGCAACTGTATGCGGAGGAAGCCTTGCACTCATGGATGCAGGCGTTCCCATAAAGTCGCCGGTGGCAGGCATTGCAATGGGCCTTATAAAGGAAGGCGCGAAGGTGGTGGTCCTCACGGACATCCTGGGTCTTGAAGACCACCTCGGAGATATGGATTTTAAGGTCACAGGCACTGAGGAAGGCATTACGGCCTTTCAAATGGATGTTAAGATAAGCGGCGTAACAAGAGGAATAATGGAAACTGCGCTGGAGCAGGCCAGAAAAGGCAGGCTTTATATTCTCGGCAAAATGTCTGAAATTCTCGCGGGCCCGAGGGAAAATCTTTCAACACATGCGCCAAGAATTTTCACGATGCAGATAAAGACTGACAAGATAAGGGAAGTAATCGGACCGGGCGGCAAGGTCATCCGGGGAATAGTAGAGCAGACAGGCGTTAAGATTGACATTGATGACACCGGTCATATCAATATTGCCTCAATAGATGAAACCTCAGCGCAAAAAGCCATAGATATTATAAAAGGTATCGTCGCAGATGCTGAACTGGGAAAAATTTACATGGGAAAGGTGAAAAGGGTTGTTGATTTCGGGGCCTTTGTGGAAATCTTCCCGGGGACTGAAGGACTGGTTCACATATCTCAAATTTCAGATACGCGAATTGCAAAAGTCACGGACGAAATTAACGAAGGCGATGAAATCCTGGTCAAGGTAATTGAGATAGACAAGACAGGACGCATACGGCTCAGCAGAAAAGATGCAATGAAAGAAAAGACGCCGGCGGCGCAGTAAAACTGATACAGAATACATGATAATGACATCATTTAATTTCAATCATAATAAACTACCCCGCAGTTCCGACATTTCGGGACGAGGTATCTAAATCGTCATTCCGGCTTGTCCGGAATCTTTTCTTGAGTAAGTAAAAAAGAAGGATTCCCGTCTCCGCGGGAATGACAAGCAAAGTACGGAGCTTAACCCGAAGCAAAGCTTCGAGGAATTTTTGAATTAACATGTATAAAAAAATACTTCTTGACAACGGCATACCTGTAGTCATTGAAACCTCAAAAGATACCCAGTCCGTGTGCATCGGAATATGGGTAAAAGTAGGCGCAAGGCACGAACCTGCGGATAAAAACGGCATCTCCCACTTCTTTGAACATATGGTCTTTAAGGGGACAAAAAAAAGAACAGCCCGTGAAATCGCTGTGGGAATAGACTCCATCGGAGGGGAACTGAACGCCTTTACTTCGCGGGAGAGCACAACTTTTTATATAAAGATTCTTGATGAATATATAGGAAAGGCGCTGGACCTCCTGACAGACATGTTTCTTAATTCCACTTTCCCCGATGAAGATATTGAAAAAGAAAAAGGCATAATAATGGAAGAAATAAAAATGGTTGAGGACACTCCCGACGACCACATTCATGACATATTCTGCAGAAATGTATGGGGCAAAAGGGGGCTGGGGCAGACCATTCTGGGCAAAGAGGCTGTAATAAAGACCTTTACAAGAAATGACCTGACAAATCATATAAAAAAGTACTACGGTAAAAAGGATATTGTAATTGCCTGCGCCGGCAATCTCAGGGAAAAGAAAGTTATTGACAGCCTCAATCAGGGAATAGGCCGGTTAAAAAGACACTCTGAGGTAAAGCAGGAGGTCCCGGTAAAATTCACCGGAGGGCTGCATGCAGTACATAAAGATTTGCAGGAAACACACATATGCCTTGGCTTAAAAGGACTGCCTCAGGGAAGCGAAGAACGTTATACAATGCATCTTCTGAATACAATATTAGGCGCCGGTGTCAGTTCCAGGCTGTTTCAGGAAATAAGAGAAAAAAGAGGGCTTGCCTATTCAATCTACTCATTCAATGCGGCTTATTATGATACGGGCCTGTGGGCCGTTTATGCGGGAACTGATAACCGCCACGCCAAAGAAGTTGTCAATCTCATAACCGGTGAAATGAGAAATCTTTCCTCCACCATTACTACCGACGAACTCCGGAGGGCCAAGGATCAGCTTAAAGGCAATCTTATCCTTGTACTTGAGTCCACAAACAATAAAATGACAAATATAGCCAGGCAGGAAATATATTACGGACAGTATTTCTCTCCGCAGAAGATAATAAAAGCAGTAGAAGCCGTTACGCTTGAAGAGATAAAATCACTCGCTGAAAGGCTGACAAACGACAGCCCCTTTGCAGCAACCATCTACGGGCCCGCGAAAGACAGGAATTTAAAAAACTTAAATCTTTAATCCCGCATTTATATAATAAAGGCATATATGTTTGAAAAACTTTAAGGCAACACCTTAAAGTCAGGCTGCCTTTTACAAATAGTTCAAAGCAAATACTTAAAACTTTTTGCAGCATGACAGATAATAATCATGTTGTTTTCTTAAAGTTTTGAGGGCATATATGCTTTTATTATTCACTTTACCCCAGATCCCTGTGAACTACCATTACCGCAATCTTTTTATTCCTGAAGAATTTTTTAATTTCCTCAATAAGCGCAGGCGACCTGTGCCTGCCGCCTGTACAGCCGATGCCGATAGTCAGGTAACTCCGTCCCTCCTGGGCGTAAAGCGGGATAATATAATTTAACAGCGAATAGAGCCTGTCAAGAAAAGGCCTTGTATCTTGCTGTGTAAGCACAAACTTCCTGAGTTTTGGGGTTGTCCCGGCAAGATGTTTCAGTCCTTCTATGAAATTCGGATTCGGCAGAAACCTTACGTCAAACAGAAGATCAGCCTCAGCAGGAATGCCGTATTTATAACCAAAGGATATAAGCGTAACTGACAGCGGCCTTGCCTCCTCCTTCGTATATATTTTTTTAATGACCCTCCTCAGATCATGCGGGCTTAAAGGCGACGTGTCAATGATTCTGTCTGCCGCCTTGCGTATATCAGACATCAAACCGCGTTCCCTGTCAATTGCCTTCCTCAGGTCCTTGAATCCAAGAGGGTGAGGCCGTCTTGTCTCCTTAAACCTTCTTATAAGGACCTTTTCCGCCGCCTCAAGAAATATAATTTCCACCTTATGCTTCTTTTTCAAGGCCAAAACTGTTCCTGAAAAATCGGCTAAAAACTTTCTTTCCCTGACGTCCATGCCGAAAGCAATTCTTGTAATTGAAGGGGTCTTGCAGCACAGGTCAGCAAACGACTTTATGAGCGATGTGGGAAGGTTGTCAACACAGAAAAAACCGCTGTCTTCAAGGGCGTTAAGCGCAACAGATTTGCCTGCGCCCGAAAGACCCGTCAGGATAACTGTAAAGAGGCGCCTGGTCTTAGGAGTTTTCATCTAATAGGCTCAATAAGTTCCAGGTCGCCGTTTCTCCTTTTATACATGACATTAATATCTCCGGAAGAGGCATTTGCAAAGACAAAGAAATTTTTATCAAGAAGCTGCATCTGCATCGCCGCCTCTTCAGGACTCATCGGCTTTACATCAAATGTT is a genomic window containing:
- a CDS encoding rhomboid family intramembrane serine protease, yielding MIPFKDDNPITIFPFVTIGLIAANIIVFILQMTSPAGPKNIVFAYGAIPNYILTFNPVQPIHPFLTVFTSMFMHGGLLHIAGNMLYLWIFGNNIEDKLGHVRFIIFYLLSGIAAAYSYALTSASSMVPMVGASGAVAGILGAYILLFPRARVYTLIFFGFFMRVIA
- a CDS encoding Fic family protein, producing the protein MMTLRQFSSKPRTIPAVTSWYLSDLGESRGRQELFTKQAPQRLKALREHALIESAVSSNRIEGVTVDQTRVRTIVLGKTHLRDRDEEEVRGYRNALKLIHEQGSKLKVSEDTILKLHKLIRGDIWDAGKYKEKESDIIEKYSDGRTRVRFKTVSADKTPLYMGQLIKLWKDSMREQWVHPLIALPAFNLDFLCVHPFRDGNGRVSRLLLLLQLYHLGYEAGRYISIERIIEQNKERYYETLEQSSQGWHKGKQDPWPYINYVLFILKTAYREFEERVRETKSPRGAKTELIISAIMRAIGSFCVADIQRECPGVSVDMIRLVLKALQSDRRVKCLGRGQSAQWQKTDKW
- the rpsO gene encoding 30S ribosomal protein S15, encoding MGLGKEKKNEIINKFKVHETDTGSPEVQIAIISERLNSLSEHFRLHKKDHHSRRGLLKLVGQRRRLLDYLKMNNKGRYDTVVEQLGLKK
- the pnp gene encoding polyribonucleotide nucleotidyltransferase — its product is MTKVELEVQGKTLILETGLFAKQADGSIIARYGNTVILATAVAKKEEKEGLDFFPLTIDYQEKAYAAGKIPGGFFKREGKPSEKEVLTSRLIDRSLRPLFPDGFYRETQGIVSVLSYGDENISDVLGIIGMSAALGISPIPLEFPVGAVRIGIIDSAFVINPDLKETAECDFSLVIAGTEDAVVMVEGGGLEIISETTLLEAIDAAHKEIKRIIDLQKQLISMIGKPKTAVTPPVINKELLNSVSNLALAKVKEAITVPDKLRRQDTLDAILKDVITSLNTGETDISKDISSVFNALEKDLVRNMILEKGIRADGRKPDEIRKISADVGILPRTHGSALFVRGETQCLAIVTLGTSEDEQRIDALEGESKKTFMLHYNFPPFSVGEVKPLRGPGRREIGHGMLAERALKALLPQKTDFPYTIRIVADVLESNGSSSMATVCGGSLALMDAGVPIKSPVAGIAMGLIKEGAKVVVLTDILGLEDHLGDMDFKVTGTEEGITAFQMDVKISGVTRGIMETALEQARKGRLYILGKMSEILAGPRENLSTHAPRIFTMQIKTDKIREVIGPGGKVIRGIVEQTGVKIDIDDTGHINIASIDETSAQKAIDIIKGIVADAELGKIYMGKVKRVVDFGAFVEIFPGTEGLVHISQISDTRIAKVTDEINEGDEILVKVIEIDKTGRIRLSRKDAMKEKTPAAQ
- a CDS encoding insulinase family protein; translation: MYKKILLDNGIPVVIETSKDTQSVCIGIWVKVGARHEPADKNGISHFFEHMVFKGTKKRTAREIAVGIDSIGGELNAFTSRESTTFYIKILDEYIGKALDLLTDMFLNSTFPDEDIEKEKGIIMEEIKMVEDTPDDHIHDIFCRNVWGKRGLGQTILGKEAVIKTFTRNDLTNHIKKYYGKKDIVIACAGNLREKKVIDSLNQGIGRLKRHSEVKQEVPVKFTGGLHAVHKDLQETHICLGLKGLPQGSEERYTMHLLNTILGAGVSSRLFQEIREKRGLAYSIYSFNAAYYDTGLWAVYAGTDNRHAKEVVNLITGEMRNLSSTITTDELRRAKDQLKGNLILVLESTNNKMTNIARQEIYYGQYFSPQKIIKAVEAVTLEEIKSLAERLTNDSPFAATIYGPAKDRNLKNLNL
- the rapZ gene encoding RNase adapter RapZ, coding for MKTPKTRRLFTVILTGLSGAGKSVALNALEDSGFFCVDNLPTSLIKSFADLCCKTPSITRIAFGMDVRERKFLADFSGTVLALKKKHKVEIIFLEAAEKVLIRRFKETRRPHPLGFKDLRKAIDRERGLMSDIRKAADRIIDTSPLSPHDLRRVIKKIYTKEEARPLSVTLISFGYKYGIPAEADLLFDVRFLPNPNFIEGLKHLAGTTPKLRKFVLTQQDTRPFLDRLYSLLNYIIPLYAQEGRSYLTIGIGCTGGRHRSPALIEEIKKFFRNKKIAVMVVHRDLG